CGCGCCGAACAAAATCAAGGCCAGGGCGCTGGCGTAGCCGGTCTGGAAGACCTGGAACGCCCGGAAATAGATGTAGTAGACCAGCACGTTGGTGGCGTTGGCCGGACCGCCGTTGGTCATCAGCATGATCAGGTCGAACACCTTCAGCGAGCCGATCAGGGTCAGCATCAGGACCAGCATGATCGTCGGCGACAGCAGCGGGATGGTGATGTGCCGCACGCGCTGGAGCAGATTCGCGCCGTCCACGCTGGCCGCGTCGCTGAAGTCTTTGGGGATGTTTTGCAGCGCGGCCATGAAGATCAGCGTGTTCAGGCCGACGTTCTTGATCACCTGCGCGAAGATAACCGCCGCCATCGCCCAATGCGGCTCGCGCAGCCAGTTAGGACCGTCGATGCCGATCAGCGCCAGGAACGAGTTGATACCTGCCTCGCCCTGGAATAGAAAGCGCCACACCACCGCCCACGCCACCGTGGACGTGATGACCGGCGCGAAGAACAGCGTGCGGAAGATGACGATGCCGCGTACGGGCTGGGTTAGCAGCAGGGCCAGGACCAGCGCCAGCGCCAGATTGAACGGCACGAGTCCGGCGGAGAAGACGAGCGTGTTGCCCAACACCTTGGTGAAGAACGGATCGTCGTGCAGCATGAAGCGGTAATTCTCAAGCCCGACGTTCGTCACCGCGCCGCTGAGCAGGTTGCGGTCCTGCGTGCTGAAGATGATCACGGCCACCAGCGGACCCAGGATCAGCAGCAGGAATCCGAGAATCTGCGGGGCGACGAAGGCATAGCCCATGAACGCATCGCGCCATGACAAAGTGAGCTTGTTGGAGACTCTTCCCGATAAAGCACGTGTACCTAGCATTGGCCTGTCCTCTTCGTCCGGCTGGCCGGGTGCTGTGTCAGGTGGGGGAGAGGCGCCCGCTGGCGGGCAGCAGGCGCCTTTCGACCGGTTAGCTATTTTTCGAGGGACGGCGCGATCAACTGGCAGTACGTCTCAAGCGTGGTTGCCACGTCCGCGTCCGGCGACCACAGCATATCCAGCGCGGTCGCGCCGATCAGCTCGATTTCGGGGAAGTTGACATGCGAGGTCAGCACGCTGCCGTTGGCGATGGCTGCCGCCACGATAGTCTGCATGTCTTCTTCGCTGACGCGCGGGTTGCTCGCCAGGAATTCCGGCGATTCGAGCACGGACAGACGCGCGGGCGGGAAGTACTTCGACAGCTTGGCGATGCCGTCCTCTGTGGTCAGATACTTCACGAAGTCCGCTGCGGCGTCCTGTTGGGTGTTGTTCGCGCCGTCGAAAGCGACGATGGCCGCCTGACCGATGACCGAGACGTCACCCGCCGGGCCGCTGGGCAGGGGCGCGATGCCCCACTCGAACGCGGCGTCGTCCAGGTTGCTCAGGCGACTGAGCTGCCCGAAGGTGATGCCAACCTCGCCGCCCCAGAACACGGTCTCGGAACCGGGCGGGGTCACGCTCTGGTCCACGAAGATCATGGTGTGCAGCAGGGTCATCGCCGCCACGGCTTCTTCAGAATTCAGCGTGCAGGCGTTGTCAGCGGTGAAGATGTCCGTGCCGTACGCGCGCAGCAGCGGCACGATCGTGCCCCATTCCAGGCCGGTGGTCAGGTAAAGCGACGAGTCGTTGCCCACGAAGCCGGTCTGCCCGGTTTCGTCCTTGATCGTCTTGGCCGCGCTCGCCAGCGCTTCCCAGGTCCATTCGCCGTTGGCGCTCAGCACGTCCGGCGTGTCGAGGCCCGCTTCGTCGAACAGCGTCTTGTTGAAGATGGTGATGATAGGGGAGTTGGAGAACGGGATGCCATAAACCGCGTCGCCGTCCGTCCACAGGCCCATCGCCGGTTCGGAGAAGTCCGCATAATCGTACGCTTCGTCGGACTTCAGCGTGCCGGACAGGTCGAACAGCACGCCTGCGTCCACGAACGCCGGGCCGGACTTCTCCACGATCCAACCGGCGTCCGGCGGCTCGTCGCCCGAAAGCTGCGTGGCGATGGTTTCTTCGTAGTCGGCAAACGGAATGAAGCTGAACTCTATGGTCACGTTCGGGTGCTCAGCCATGTAAGCGTCCGCGAGCGGCTGGAAGACTTCCACCGCCGCCGGGTGATCGAGCGCGATCCAAAACGTGAAGCGCAGCGTGACTGGCTCGTCCTGCGCGGAGGCGAAGTTGGCCGCGGGCAGGATGAGCGCGGCGAGCAGAACCAGGATGACGAGCTTCTTCATTTCAAGAATCCTTTCGTAGGTATGTTTTGAAAAAGGCGCGACAGTTTTGGTGATGATGTGGGAGATGGGTTTGTTTCCTTTCTGCGATAAATCGCTTTATCAACTCGGCCAAAAAAACTTCACGAGGCACAACACCGCTCAATGGGTTATGGAGGCGGCGCGACGGAATTGCCCGGTTTGAACTCACACGGCAGCGACTGCCGCAGCGGTAGAGCGAGTGCGTGATCGGGTGCGGTCAGGATCTGGTGTAGCAGGCGCACGGCTTCGCTGCCCATTTCGCGGCGCGGGATCTTGAACATGGTCCATGTGTGATCGGTCTCGGTCGGCGTAAGCGGATCGCCCAGCACGGCCAGCGAAAAATCGCGTGGACAGTCAAGCTTTAACTCACCGGCCAGGGTCAAGATGCGCTCGGCGCACTCGTCATTTTCCGCGACTAACGCCGTCACGCCTGCCTCCAGCAGTGCCGTCAAATCGGCCCGCGTGAACCTCTGGGGCGTGCCCTTCCAGATCAGCGCGGGATCGATGGTCTGCTGGGAGGCTTCGATGGCCTTCATGTAACCGGCCTGCCGGTCCTGGCTTGATTCGGTCTCGCTGCTGCTCTGCACATAGGCGATGCGCTGGTGTCCATAGGATTCCAGGTGCTCGATTACGTCGATGGTGCCCTGCTTATAGTCGCAAGCGACGTACGAGATCGTGTCGTTGGGCGATTCGCGCCGCCCCACGAACACAAACGGGAAGCCCTCGTCCAACAGCGCCAGCAGTTCGGCCTTGTTCTCGTAGCCCAGCAGCAGCGCGCCGTCCGCTGCCTGTAGCGTGTTCACGCCGTCGCGGTAGATGTGTCGCTTGCCGGACAGATCATCGGCACTGGTGACCAGCAGCAGGTTATAGCCGCGCCGGGCGGCTTCCTCCTCGATGCCGACCAGGAACGGGTAGTAGAAGTTGCGGTAGCCGATGGGGAAAACCGGGTCGAAGGTGAACACGGCCAGAATATTGTTGCGACCACCCGCCAGGCTGCGCGCCACGGGATTGGCGACGTAGCCGAGCTTGCGCACGATGTCCCAGATGCGCGCCTGCGTCTGCTCGCTGACGCGCACGCTTTCGCCCACGCGGTGGTTGAGCACGACGGAGACGGTGGCTTCTGAAACTCCGGCCAGTCTTGCGACGTCGGCCAGACGGGGTCTCTTTTTCTGGGGCATAACGATCTTGAAGTCCTGCGAAATAAGTGCAAACTGTCTTGGCGCGCGTTAGATAAAGCGCTTTATCTCACATGATAGTCAAAATGCGGGGGCCTGTCAAGCACTTCGTGACGGTTCGATGGGGAATGTTGCCGGGCGCGCCCTGCAGGTATAATTCCATACCGCGAGCTTATCGCCGGACCGCACTCGTCCCCTGACGCCGCGATCCCGGCTATGATGCCCACTGGAGCTAAATTGATGAACAACCGGATAGGTTTCGAACAGGTCGTGGCGCGGCTGGACGAACAGGCCATGTCCCATGCCGTCATGCCGCTGCAAGGCCCGGCCCGGCTGGTGATTTCCGCGCGCGGAGGGCGGGTATTTGGGCCGTTTTGGGATGATGCCGCCGAGAGCGTGTTCTGGCTGCCGGGCGCGTTCGCGGCACGGGCGTCGTTCGACGCGCTGCTGGCGTCTGGGACGTGGAACATCGGCGGCGAGCGCATGTGGATTGCGCCCGAAATCCAGTTTATGGTCACCGATCGCGCCGACGTGCCGGGCACGCTGTTCGTGCCGCCGCAGATAGATCCCGGCCACTACGCGCTGAGCCAGTCCGGCCCGGCGGCGTGGACGCTGTCCCAGCAGATCGCGCTCGATGCCTACGTGCTGTCGTCGGGCCGCAAGTCCCTGAGCATCGAGCGCACGCTGGTCCCCGCCCCCGATCCGCTGCGCAGCCTGGACGCGTATGGCGATCTGCTCGACGGCGTGGCTTACGCGGGTTACGCGCAGACGGTGGCGCTGGCGGAGGGAGCACACGACGATATTACCAGCCAGGCATGGTTCCTGATCCAGGTCAACCCTGGCGGCGAGATGGTGGTCCCGCACACGACGCCAGGCCACATCACCAACTACTACGATTCCGTGCGTCCCGAGTTGATGGCCGTGCACCCCGATCACCGGCGGTTGGCGATCACCGGGCACGACCGCTACAAAATCGGGCTGCACACCGCCTACCTCACCGGGCGGCTGGGCTACGTCGCGCCCGCAGGCTCGGATCGCACGCGGCTGATCGTGCGCGGCTTCTTCAACAACCCGTCCTCAATCTATACCGAACAGCCGGAGCACAGCCCCGGCTATTTCGGCGACTCGGTGCACATCTACAGCGACGGCGGCGGGCTGGGCGGCTTCGGCGAGCTGGAATGCGCCGGGCAGACGATCGGGGGCGCGACCGGGATGTCGGCAACCACCGACACGTTCCTGGTATGGATCTACGAGGGTCCTACGGCCAGAATTGACGCCATCAGCCGGATCCTGCTGGGCGTTCCGGCGTAGGCTGTTCAAGAATCACGAACTGCCCCTCTCACGGTTGCCCGATCGGAGAGGGGCAGTGCAGATGACGGCGGGATCAGGTCACACGGTGGCGGCTGTCGGATCGATGATCGCCTTCACCTCGGATATGTGGTCGGCAGGGAAGCCGCCGCGCTGCGCGTGCTCGCGGATGATCTCCTCGTTGGGCGCGATGTACGTGCAGTACATACGGTCGTCGGTGACGAAGCTCTGCACCCACTGGATGCTCGGCCCCAAGTTTTCAAGGACATTGCACGATTTCTGCGAGATGGCCTGCAGGTCTCCGCGTGACAGATCGCCTGCGTTGGGAATGATGCGCTCGATCACGTACTTGGGCATTTTGAACGGTCCTTTCAGGTATCAGTGAAGCGTTCGGACGGGAGCGTTTTCGGCACGGCTAGGAACCGGCCATCGCCATATCGACGATAGGCTGGTCTGCCGGGCAGGCCACGAGCGGGTTGTAGTCGGCAAACAGTCCTTCCGGGTTGTGGGTCCACAGCCAGATGTGCAGCGTCCAGACGGGCGGCGTCTCCGGGATAGTCGTCTTCAACACGAAATCCTGCCCGTACAGGCTGGGCGGTTCGCGGCCCTCGTCGTCGGGGTCCCAGGTGTCGGCAAAGACGAGGTATTCAAACGCGACCAGCACCATCGTGCCGTCGTCGAGCGGCTCGTAGACCAGCGCCTCCGGCTGAAGCGGATCGAGCACGTCATCGCCCGCCAGATCGCCGTTGACGTAATGCTGGCCCATGCCCATGTCCGCGCCGTGCTGGAAGCAGTCGAGGAACTTACCGTAGCCCGCATCCAATCCGGCATCGAGGTTGTGGTACACGGCAGTCGTTTCGCGCACCTCGTGGATGAGTTGCGTCGTTTCGTCGGGCAACGGCGTCTCGTCGTCGCCCTGCGCGCGGACCATCACCCGGCTGCCACTGAGCACAAGCCCCGCAGCCAGGATCAATGTGAGAGAGCGTTTGAGGTTCATGGGGATCTCCTTCCACGAGCTGTTCAAGTCGATGGTTCCAGCTTATGGATTTGCGGACAGGGCTGTCACCTATCGAAAGACAGGAATCGCGGCAGGACCCGGAGCATCATGGGGCAGGGGCAGGCGCAGTATAATGAAAGGTAAGGTTGCAAAGGTACGTATGGCCCCATGAACGCGGACGATCGCTCCCTGCCCTCTACGCCGCTCACCGCCCGCGAGCACGATATCCTGCGTCTGCTCGAACAAGGCTTGACCGACAGCGAGATCGCCGAGACGCTGGTGCTGACCGTCGGCACGGTGAAGTGGTACAACCGCCAGATTTACGACAAGCTCGGCGTGCGGAACCGCGTGCAGGCCGCGGCGGCAGCGCAGCGCCTGCGCGAAGCCGGTTCTCAGCCGTATGCGCGCCATGCGTCTGCCGGGGTCGAGTCACGGCACAATCTGCCCGCGCAGGTGACCTCGTTTATCGGGCGGCGAGAGACGCTGGCCCAGGTGACGGCGCTGCTGGGGAGCGCGCGGCTGATCACGCTGACCGGCCCGCCCGGCACGGGGAAAACGCGGCTGGCGCTAGAGGTTGCGCGGGCGCTGGCGGACCGCTACCGGGACGGCGTGCGCTTCGTGCCGCTCGCGCCGGTGGGCGATCCGCAGTTGGTCATGAACAGCATCGCGCAAGCCCTTGACGTAAAGGAATCGCGCGCGCCGCTGGAGCGCGCGCTCAAGGCAGATCTTCAGGCGCGTCACATGCTGCTGGTGCTCGACAACTTCGAGCATGTGCTGGATGCTGCGCTGTTGCTTTCCGATCTGCTGGCGGCTGCGCCCGATCTGGCGCTGCTGGTGACCAGTCGTGAAACGCTCCGCCTTTACGGCGAGCACGAATTCCCCGTGCCGCCACTGGATCTCCCACCCCGTACTACTCGGCCTACTGCTGCCGACGTGCGCGCTAGCGAGGCCGTGCAACTGTTCGTGCAGCGCGCGCAGGCTGCATCCCCTGGGTTCGCGCTGGCGGACGACAACGCGCCTGCTGTGGCGGCCATCTGCGCGCATCTCGACGGCCTGCCGTTGGCGATCGAGCTGGCGGCGGCGCGCGTGCGCTTCTATGCCCTGCAAAACCTGCTAGTCCGCCTGAGCAGCCGCCTGGAAGCGCTGCGCGACGGCCCGCGCGATTTGCCCGCGCGCCAGCGTACGCTGCGCGCGACTCTGCGCTGGAGCTATGACCTGCTTGGTGACGAGGAACGCCGCCTCTTTGCGCGGCTGGGCATCTTTTCGGGCACATGGACGCTGGACGATGCCAGGGCCGTTTGCGGAACCGGCCTGTCACTCGACGTGGCGCAGGGCGTGGAATCGCTGCTGAACAAAAATCTGCTGCGCCAGGAACAGGTCGCGCCGGGCGAGCGACGCACCGTGATGTTGGAAACCATGCGCGAATATGCGCTCGAGAAGCTGGCCGAGCGGGGCGAGGTCGCGGCGCTGCGCGAGCGCCACGCACGGCACTTCCTGGCGCTGGCGGAACGTGCCGCGCAGGCGTTCCAGGGGCCGGACGAATCGAGATGGCTTGCCACGCTGGAGCTGGCGCACGACAATCTGCGCGCCGCGCTGCAATGGAGCGTTGAGCAGGCGGACGCGGCGCCGATCGGCTTCCGGCTGATTGGCAGTCTGGCGCGTTTTTGGGAGCTGCGCGGCCACCTGGACGAGGGCCGGGCGTGGTGGGCCAAAGTCGGCAGCGTGCATCCCGCTGCGCCGACCCGCGACTATGCGGCGGCGCTGCGTGGCATTGGCGGGCTGGCCTACTTGCAGTGCGATTATGCCACGTGCCGGACCATGTGTGACGAGGCGCTGGCGATTTACCGGGCGCTGGACGATTCGCGCATGGTGGCCGAGCTGCTGATCGTGCTCGGCGAGGTCGCGACCGAAGTCGGCGACTACGAGGCGGCTCCGGCGCTGTTCGAGCAGTCGTATGCCATCATGCGCGCGTTGGGCGATTCCAGCGGTATCGCGTGGGTGCTGGCGCAATTGGGGTTTGGGGCGCTGCGCGTGGGGGCACTGCGCGAGGCGTGGGCGTGGCTTGAGGAGGGGTTGGCCGGTTACGAGCGCGAAGACGACAAGGTCGGGGCGGCGCTGGCGCTGTCCGGGTTGGGTGAGATCGCGCTGCGCGAAGATCGCCTGGACGAAGCGGACGCCCTGCTCGAAAAAAGTCTGCTGCTCCGGCGGCAGCTCGACTTTCCGTGGGGTATTGCCGCGACGCTGGGCAGCTTGGCGTGGGTGGCGCTGCGCCAGGGTGATGTGGACCGCGCGGTCACGATTCTGCGCGAAAGCCTGACCATCCGGCTGGCGATTGACGACAAGGGTGGCGTGGCGTGGTGTCTGGAAAAACTGGCCGAGATCGCGTCCCTCGACGGCGACGCGGGCCGCGCCGCGCGGATCTATGGCGCGGCGGCGGCGCTGCGCGCGCGCATGAACTCCATCATCGATCCTGCCGACCAACCCGCCTACGAGCGCATGCTGGCCCGGCTCCGCGTGGCGCTCACGCCGGAGGTGTTCGGCGCGGTGTGGGCGGAAGGGCAGAGCATGAGCCTCGCGCAAGTGGTCGATTACAGCCTCGGCGAAGGATGAATCCGCCCCCTCCAAAACAGAAGCGCCCGCGACACAGGTAGAAGTGCCACGGGCGCGCGAGTGCGGAAAAAAGCGAAGAACGAGCGGCTGCGCTTGAGGCGCACGTCCGCGTAGACCGCGATCACCAGCACGATGCCCTTCAGCACGTACTGGTAGGCGGCGTCGGTGTTGGTCATTTTGCAGGCCGTTGCTCAGGCTGGTCATGATCAGCGCGCCGACGAGGGCGCCGAACACGGTGGTGACAAAAAAGCACCCACGCTTCGACCCCAAAAGCGAGGGTGCTGTGACGCCAAAGAGGATAGCGGGCTTAACCGCCGATGAGCCGCATGTCGGGGTAGCGTGTGCCTGTGGGGATTGGCAGCGCATTCAAGCGCGCGAGATCGTTCTCTGTCAGCGTGATCGAGGCGGCGGCGACGTTTTCTTCCAGGTACTTGATGCGGCGCGTGCCGGGGATCGGCACGATGTCGTCGCCCTGCGCCAGCACCCAGGCCAGCGCGATCTGCGCCGGAGTGGCATCTTTTCCGGTGGCGATGGCCTCGATTTCCTCGATCATCCGCATATTTTGTTCCAGTGCCTCGCCCTGAAAGCGCGGATTGTTGCGCCGCCAGTCGTCCTCGGCCAGCCCGTCGAGCGACGCGATCGTGCCAGTCAGGAAGCCGCGCCCCAGCGGACTGTACGCTACCAGCGTGATGCCCAACTCGCGGCAGGTGTTCAGAATCTCGCCTTCCACGTCGCGCGACCACAGCGAGTATTCCGTTTGAAGCGCGGTGATTGGGTGCACGGCGTGCGCGCGGCGGATCGTTTCCGCACCCGCTTCGGACAGGCCAATTGCGCGGACCTTGCCCGCCTGGACCAGCTCGGCCATCGCGCCGACCGTCTCTTCGACGGGCGTCTGCGGATCGACGCGGTGCTGGTAGTACAGGTCGATGGTGTCGATGCCCAGACGCTGGAGGCTGCGGTCGCACGCGGCCTTCACGTAGTCGGGTGCGCCGCTGATGCCGCGCCCCGCGCCGGTATCGGGGTCGCGCACGAAGCCGAACTTGGTGGCGATGACGACCTGATCGCGCTTCCCGGCGTCCACGATGCCCTTCTTCAGCAGGCGTTCGTTGTGGCCATTGCCGTACAGGTCGGCGGTGTCGAACAGCGTGACGCCCAATTCCAGCGCGCGGTGCAGTGTGGTAATGGACTGCGCCTCGTCGGACGGGCCGTAGAATTCCGACATGCCCATGCAGCCGAGGCCGATTTGTGCCACAGCCAGATCGCTGTGCCCGAGCGATACGGTTTTCATCCCGGTTTTTCCTTCCACTTCAGGGGACCATTCGCAACTACAGCCAGGATACTCCTTCGAGTGCGCTCGAAGTCAAGAGGGCAGCGATCAGCCGTCAGTGGTCAGTTTTTCAGCAGGAGCACTGGCAACTGGGGGGGGCGTAAGGGTGGGGTTTTGTAGGGGTAGGGCTTGCCCTACCCTGGTTTTGAGCAGCGGGCGGGGCAAGCCCCGCCCTACGAAAGCGTAATGTCTGGTGTGGTGAGGCGAC
This sequence is a window from Aggregatilinea lenta. Protein-coding genes within it:
- a CDS encoding ABC transporter substrate-binding protein translates to MKKLVILVLLAALILPAANFASAQDEPVTLRFTFWIALDHPAAVEVFQPLADAYMAEHPNVTIEFSFIPFADYEETIATQLSGDEPPDAGWIVEKSGPAFVDAGVLFDLSGTLKSDEAYDYADFSEPAMGLWTDGDAVYGIPFSNSPIITIFNKTLFDEAGLDTPDVLSANGEWTWEALASAAKTIKDETGQTGFVGNDSSLYLTTGLEWGTIVPLLRAYGTDIFTADNACTLNSEEAVAAMTLLHTMIFVDQSVTPPGSETVFWGGEVGITFGQLSRLSNLDDAAFEWGIAPLPSGPAGDVSVIGQAAIVAFDGANNTQQDAAADFVKYLTTEDGIAKLSKYFPPARLSVLESPEFLASNPRVSEEDMQTIVAAAIANGSVLTSHVNFPEIELIGATALDMLWSPDADVATTLETYCQLIAPSLEK
- a CDS encoding tetratricopeptide repeat protein — its product is MNADDRSLPSTPLTAREHDILRLLEQGLTDSEIAETLVLTVGTVKWYNRQIYDKLGVRNRVQAAAAAQRLREAGSQPYARHASAGVESRHNLPAQVTSFIGRRETLAQVTALLGSARLITLTGPPGTGKTRLALEVARALADRYRDGVRFVPLAPVGDPQLVMNSIAQALDVKESRAPLERALKADLQARHMLLVLDNFEHVLDAALLLSDLLAAAPDLALLVTSRETLRLYGEHEFPVPPLDLPPRTTRPTAADVRASEAVQLFVQRAQAASPGFALADDNAPAVAAICAHLDGLPLAIELAAARVRFYALQNLLVRLSSRLEALRDGPRDLPARQRTLRATLRWSYDLLGDEERRLFARLGIFSGTWTLDDARAVCGTGLSLDVAQGVESLLNKNLLRQEQVAPGERRTVMLETMREYALEKLAERGEVAALRERHARHFLALAERAAQAFQGPDESRWLATLELAHDNLRAALQWSVEQADAAPIGFRLIGSLARFWELRGHLDEGRAWWAKVGSVHPAAPTRDYAAALRGIGGLAYLQCDYATCRTMCDEALAIYRALDDSRMVAELLIVLGEVATEVGDYEAAPALFEQSYAIMRALGDSSGIAWVLAQLGFGALRVGALREAWAWLEEGLAGYEREDDKVGAALALSGLGEIALREDRLDEADALLEKSLLLRRQLDFPWGIAATLGSLAWVALRQGDVDRAVTILRESLTIRLAIDDKGGVAWCLEKLAEIASLDGDAGRAARIYGAAAALRARMNSIIDPADQPAYERMLARLRVALTPEVFGAVWAEGQSMSLAQVVDYSLGEG
- a CDS encoding DUF6786 family protein, with protein sequence MNNRIGFEQVVARLDEQAMSHAVMPLQGPARLVISARGGRVFGPFWDDAAESVFWLPGAFAARASFDALLASGTWNIGGERMWIAPEIQFMVTDRADVPGTLFVPPQIDPGHYALSQSGPAAWTLSQQIALDAYVLSSGRKSLSIERTLVPAPDPLRSLDAYGDLLDGVAYAGYAQTVALAEGAHDDITSQAWFLIQVNPGGEMVVPHTTPGHITNYYDSVRPELMAVHPDHRRLAITGHDRYKIGLHTAYLTGRLGYVAPAGSDRTRLIVRGFFNNPSSIYTEQPEHSPGYFGDSVHIYSDGGGLGGFGELECAGQTIGGATGMSATTDTFLVWIYEGPTARIDAISRILLGVPA
- a CDS encoding DUF4242 domain-containing protein; the protein is MPKYVIERIIPNAGDLSRGDLQAISQKSCNVLENLGPSIQWVQSFVTDDRMYCTYIAPNEEIIREHAQRGGFPADHISEVKAIIDPTAATV
- a CDS encoding carbohydrate ABC transporter permease, translating into MLGTRALSGRVSNKLTLSWRDAFMGYAFVAPQILGFLLLILGPLVAVIIFSTQDRNLLSGAVTNVGLENYRFMLHDDPFFTKVLGNTLVFSAGLVPFNLALALVLALLLTQPVRGIVIFRTLFFAPVITSTVAWAVVWRFLFQGEAGINSFLALIGIDGPNWLREPHWAMAAVIFAQVIKNVGLNTLIFMAALQNIPKDFSDAASVDGANLLQRVRHITIPLLSPTIMLVLMLTLIGSLKVFDLIMLMTNGGPANATNVLVYYIYFRAFQVFQTGYASALALILFGAALVITVAQWAVRRRLVYNER
- a CDS encoding LacI family DNA-binding transcriptional regulator — protein: MPQKKRPRLADVARLAGVSEATVSVVLNHRVGESVRVSEQTQARIWDIVRKLGYVANPVARSLAGGRNNILAVFTFDPVFPIGYRNFYYPFLVGIEEEAARRGYNLLLVTSADDLSGKRHIYRDGVNTLQAADGALLLGYENKAELLALLDEGFPFVFVGRRESPNDTISYVACDYKQGTIDVIEHLESYGHQRIAYVQSSSETESSQDRQAGYMKAIEASQQTIDPALIWKGTPQRFTRADLTALLEAGVTALVAENDECAERILTLAGELKLDCPRDFSLAVLGDPLTPTETDHTWTMFKIPRREMGSEAVRLLHQILTAPDHALALPLRQSLPCEFKPGNSVAPPP
- a CDS encoding aldo/keto reductase — protein: MKTVSLGHSDLAVAQIGLGCMGMSEFYGPSDEAQSITTLHRALELGVTLFDTADLYGNGHNERLLKKGIVDAGKRDQVVIATKFGFVRDPDTGAGRGISGAPDYVKAACDRSLQRLGIDTIDLYYQHRVDPQTPVEETVGAMAELVQAGKVRAIGLSEAGAETIRRAHAVHPITALQTEYSLWSRDVEGEILNTCRELGITLVAYSPLGRGFLTGTIASLDGLAEDDWRRNNPRFQGEALEQNMRMIEEIEAIATGKDATPAQIALAWVLAQGDDIVPIPGTRRIKYLEENVAAASITLTENDLARLNALPIPTGTRYPDMRLIGG